The DNA sequence GCATGACGCTAGATGAGACACTCAAATGTCTTATCGACAATGAGTTATCACGCTTGAGTATGTTGAAACCTGTATAGTGTAAAATCAGATGTGATGTAGGACACTTGTTTGCACATCATTCCAAATAATTTCAGACAGATATTATCGCAGTGAATCACCTCCGACGCCTTACTGGCTCGGGGGTTTTGTTTTTCTGTCTGAGGTAGTTTAATGAAAAAATCAAAAGGTCTGCAGGCTATCGAAAAGCCGTTGGCGTCACTTCCCCATGCCCTTGGTAAACATATTCTTGAGCATATTCAAAAGACCACTTACTACGAACCGATCATAGGCATTATGGGCAAAACTGGTGCCGGTAAGAGCAGCCTCTGCAACGCCCTGTTCCAGGGAGAAGTAACACCAGTCAGTAATGTTGATGCTTGTACCCGCGATATACTTCGCTTCCGGCTCAGCAATGATTCCCACAGTCTGATGATAGTTGATTTACCAGGTGTCGGTGAAAGCGAGCAACGCGACAATGAATACACCGCACTCTATCGTCGCATCCTGCCCGAACTGGATTTGGTACTGTGGGTTATCAAAGCCGATGATCGCGCTCTGTCGGTAGATGAGCATTTTTATCGAAAGGTTATGGTGGCCTACCAGCACAGGGTATTGTTTGTAGTGAATCAGGTTGACAAGGCTGAACCCTGCTATCAGTGGAATACTAACAGCAATACACCATCTCAAAACCAGCAGTCCACGATTGAGGCTAAACGTAACGCATTAAAGCAGCAATTTTCGCCACATCATCCTGTCTGCGTGGTCTCGGCCAGAACCGGATGGGGGATGGAAGCTATGGTGGATACCATGATGCAAAGCCTGCCGGACCATGCCACCAGCCCATTGGCGACACAATTGCACAGGAGGTTATGCGGTGAACCGGTAAAAAAGCAGGCTCGTGAGAGCTTTGGTAATGCGGTCGGGGAGGTGTTAGATTCTGCGGAAGCGGCACCATTTATACCCGCGCCACTGAAAGCAGTTATTCGCACTATCCGCGATGCCGTAGTATCCGCTGCTTGCGCCGTTTGGGACTGGATTTTCTTCTAAGCTGACTTACCTGCCATTATCTTCGGGACATACCCTGTCCGTCCTGATGTTTTATAAGCTGTTGAATTTCTGAATTTTCCCTTTACGCCCCGCCACGGTTGATTTTGGCAATTGTAAAAAATACGTCTTCTGGTGTCCATTCCCTGTCCCATCCCCTCGTTACAATAATCGTTTTATTTTCAGCTAATTATCTCACTGGAGAACTTGCCTCATGGCTCAGGTTGAACGTCGTCTTGATCGGCTTGCCGTCCGACTGTCGTTAATTATCAGCCGCCTGGTGGCTGGAGAAACACTGGATTTACGAGCGCTGGCAACTGAATTTGGTGTGTCGGTTCGAACTCTACGCCGGGACTTTCGGGAACGTCTGATGTACCTGGATCTGGAGTATCGCAACGGCCGCTGCCGCTTGCTATCCGGTAGCCGCCAGAGAGAGTTAGCGGTGATGAATTTTGTTCGTCAGTCAGGCGTTGAAGCTCTGTTTCCTGATATGGATAACCATCTGGTCAGTTCACTGTTGAGCGGATCAGGAGAGTCTCCTTGCCTTATCTGGCAGGGAACAGCTCAGGCTTCACCCCCAGAATCAGGCGTATTCACTCGGTTGGTGAGCGCGGTATCAGAACATCGAAAGGTGACGCTGCTCGGTAACGGTTGCCGCTGTACAGGCCTCGCACCCTATCGGCTGGTTCTGCGTGACGGCGAGTGGTATCTGACAGGCGAGCATCAGACCCGGAAGCAGTATTTCCCTTGACGGATATTCGTGCAATCACGCTCCACAACGGCAGCTTCGCTCCTGATATAGCGATGCGCGATATCCTCTCTCACCCGGATTTTCTTCAAGCTTTACCCCACTTTCGCTTTTTCCATTCATTGCTTGTCGCAACTGACGGCGGGCTGATACCTCAGAAGGAATAACCACGATGAAAGTACTTACCACTACATTGCTGGCTACCAGCATTTGTCTGAGTGCAGTTTTTCCGGCTAACGCTGGCAATATTGTCGGCTCTGTCAAAGCCTGGGAGTACATGCAGGCTGACGGCTGGAAATCAGCTGATGGCATGGATGACAATACGCTGCACAATATGCTCTACCAGGCCAATGTTATTGATAACTACCCGTGGACGAAGCAGTTTTTGCTACGTACCCGTGGTGGTGGTGCAATTTTCCTGGCCGATAAGAAAACCCACACTATTCGTCAACTAAAACTGAATCCTGTCGGTGAAACCTACAACGATATTGAAACGGTTTATCAGGGAGATGATGAGGGGGAAGGCTGCTACTTTGCCGTTATTGATAACCAAGCTTCGGTACGTGATAAGGCTATCGATGCTCTTATCTACCCCGACTGGTCTGCACCCCAAGATACGGATGCAGTTCTTAAGGCTAAGATTGCAAAAGTCAGACAACAGATAGCCCCAAAAGTCATTATGGTGATGCCAGATAATTGTGTTAATAAACAACAGCAAGCCACATTGGCGGCTAAGCGCTCCGAAGAGGATCGGAAACTACAGCAATGGGTCGCACAGCAAAGCTTAGCGGAATTGTGTCGTCGCACAGGCGACTGCTGAGCACTTCCAAAAGCCACGTTCCAAATACCACTAAAGGAAAAGAACGATGGAAAAGGATTGTCAGAAAGATATAGATATATCTTCTTTCACGATAGTAAGGGTATGGGCAAAACCTACTTACAGCAAAATCATGCCACTCGTCAGCCGATTTGCTAAAACCTTACCTGCCATTGTCGTTTTAATGCTGTGCCATCCGTCATCCTCTTATGCAGATGAACAACGCTATATCAGTATCCGCAACACTGATACCGTGTGGACTCCCGGTAATATCTGTGTGTATCAGTTCCGTCTGGATAGTGGTGGTAGCGGTGTGGGTTTTGGCCCGCTGTCTGTTTCGCTGGGTCTGAAAGACAAGGCGGGCAACACGCTGGCGACGGGAACAATGGACGTTGCCCCCTTTGGCGACAGCGATGCTACTCGTTCTCATGAAGCTTCTCTTGAGCATGAATGTGTCGAAAACGTCAGTGCTGTTGAAATCATGAAGGTGACAGAAGAGCGCAACGGCCATCAGGCTAGGCTGCCACTGTCCGTTTTCGACCCACAGTATTATCAGCCACTGTCAGTATCGGTTGCTGTGAATAAGGCATCATAACTGGCTTAGACTTAAATCTGCCAGACCTCAGACTCACAACAACATCAGGCCATGCCTCCTTCGGGAAGCATGGTCTTTTCGTTTTTCATCGCCAAAAAAGGAATTAATCATGATCCGATTGGCCAGCCGCTTTGGTGCGGTTAATGTTGTACGCCGCGACCGCCCATTAACTCACGACGAACTGGCACATTACGTGCCCAGCGTCTTTAGTGAAGAAAAGCACGAGTCCCGAAGCGACCGATACACTTATATCCCGACAATAACCCTGCTCGATAATCTGCAACGTGAAGGTTTCCAGCCTTTCTTTGCCTGCCAGACCCGAGTGCGCGACCAGAGCAAGCGCGAACACACCAAACACATGCTGCGTCTTCGTCGTGAGGGCCAAATCACTGGAAAGCAAGTTCCGGAAATTATTCTGCTCAACAGCCACGATGGTTCGAGCAGTTATCAGATGTTGCGGGGATTATTTCGTTCAGTCTGCCAGAATGGACTAATTTGCGGTGAGAGTTTTGGTGAGATTCGTGTACCTCATAAAGGCAACGTGGTGGAGAAAGTCATTGAAGGGGCTTACGAAGTGTTGGGAATATTTGACCGTGTAGAAGAGAAACGCGATGCCATGCAGTCGCTAATGTTAACTCCGCCAGCACAGCAGGCGATGGCGAAAGCGGCATTAACCTATCGCTTTGGTGAAGAGCATCAGCAGGTGACGGAATCGCAAATCCTATCCCCGCGCCGCTGGCAGGATGAAAGTAACGACCTGTGGACCACTTATCAGCGCATTCAGGAAAACCTGATTAAAGGCGGTCTGTCTGGACGATCCACCAAAGGCAAACGTGTCCATACTCGTGCTGTAAAAGGTATCGACGGTGATGTGAAGCTTAACCGTGCTCTGTGGGTGATGGCTGAGAATATGCTGCAGCTTGCCTCATGAACCTTTTTATTATCCCTTCCCTCAGGCCTTGCCAATAAACCGGCGAGGCTTTTTGTTTTAAGGAACAAAGATATCTGTATTTAATTTATCCCCGGTATTTCCTGCAAACGAGCAACGTGTCATTCGTCGGGCATTACGCCTGCTTGAGAAATATCAGCGTCAAGCGAGTGAGCCATTTACCTCCACCAGCTTCACTAAGACCTGGCTGCAATTACAGATGGCTCATTAGGAGCGTGAAGTTTTTATCGTGATGTATCTCGATAATCAGCACTGCCTACTAGGATGCGAAACTCTATTTACCGGCACACTCAGCCATACCGAAGTTCATCCCCGCGCAGTGGTTAAATTGGCTCTGAAACACAATGCCGCTGCGGTAATTCTGGCGCATAACCATCCGTCAGGTACGACAGAAATCAGTCAGCAGGACAAACACATCACTCAGCGGATAGTGAAAGCGCTAGCACTGGTAGAAGTGGGAGTGCTGGATCATTTGGTTGTTGGGAACGAAGTGGTGTCTTTTGCTGAACAGGGTTTGCTTTAAACGGAGGTTTTTATGTCAATCACACCACCTCATGAATGGGGTCTACAAAGCGATATCACCCCTCGATTTGGCGCAAGATTAGTTCAGGAAGGCAACCGGCTGTATTACCTGGCTGACAGGGCTGGATGGACGGGGAGTTTTAGCCCAATGCACCTGCAGAAATTAGATCTGGCTTTCCCGCTGTTTGTAGCACAACTGGAAGATATGCTACGTGCTGGCGAACTAAATCCACATCAGCAACGTCAGGTGAAAATTCAACTTGCGAGTTTAACCTGTATAGCTGATACCCGTGGTAGCTGCGGTTACGTTTACATTTCTATTTATCCCATACCGTAACACCTTCTCTCTTCTTCTTTCCTCAGGATTCTACCCATGCACATTTCAACTGTACCGGCCAAGGTGCCGGTTTCGTCACGTCTATCCCCCGTGCAGGTCTGGCAGCAATTTTAACGTATCTGCTGGGTCACCATTACGGCCTGACGCTTAACGACACACCATTCAATGACGATGTGGCCATCGAGGAGCATATCGATGCAGGAATCACGCTCGCCGATGCTGTTAATTTTCTGGTAGAACGTTATGAACTGGTACGCATCTACCGCAAAGGGTTTAGCTGGCAGGAACAGACTCCGTTCCTGACCGCGACTGATATTCTCCGAGCCAGACGAGCTACCGGATTAATAAATACTTAAATTCTTCGAGCCTCATTCCTGATTTTGGCTTCTGAACTTCCCACCTTTTTTATTCATCGCATAATGCGCCTGCCATTCCCGGCAGGCGTGTTTGCTTTTATGGAAGATTAACGATGCAAACAGAACCCGACGTGTTGACGGAACACAATGAACTCATTCTTTCGACCAGTATCGAGCGTGTTGTCACGGGCCGCGATACCGCACTAAAACGGATCGAACAACTCATTCAGCAGCTTGATGCCATTTCACGGCTGACCTCAGAAATTGGCGGTGGTACAGCGCAAGACTGGGCGATGAAGTCCGGGCACCGCTACGATAGCTGGCTGACTGAAAAGGCTGATAAAGCAATGCCTGCAGTCACCCGCAATATAGATCGCAGTATCTGGCGCGATTTGATGCTGAAGTCCGGCATGATGGCCTTGATGGATGCTCAGGCTCGCGACCAGTGGCATAAGAATCTGGAGGAGGGCGATCTTCCTGCGATCAGTGAGGCGAATATCCTCAGTACTTTTGAGCAGTTACATTTGAACAAAATGGATGTCTTTGAGCGCGGGATCATCAACGTGTTCAAAGGTCTGTCATGGGATTACAAAACCAATAGTCCCTGCAGCTTCGGTAAGAAGATCATCATTAACAATCTGGTGACGCATAACCGCTGGGGCTTTAGCCTTAACTGGGGTTGGCGACGGGATCAACTGGCGGATCTGGAGAGAATGCTGTTTCTGCTGGATGGCAAACCCATCCCTGATAACCGGGGTGATATCTCTACCCGATTGATGGAGCATATTCGTGATAATCCGGCTAAGAATGTTTACGAAGATGGGTTATTCAGCATTCGTTACTATCAAAAAGGTACGACGCACTTGACCTTTAAGCGTCTGGAGTTGATTAAACGTATGAACGACATCATAGCTAAACACTATCCGGGAATGCTGGCTGCGAGGTAAGTTAGTTGTCGTATGTTTGCTGTTAAAAGTGTCGTATTTTTGCTATGATGAAGAAACGAACAAAGGAGGATGACATGACCATAAAAGCTCGTATTCAGTCACGGCTGAAGCGCTCAAAGCGGTATGTTTTCACTCGTGATGATTTCAAAGATCTTGCTGGCTACGATCAAATAGGCAGAGCACTGCGTGAGCTGATGAAGGAAGGGCAGCTACTGAAAGTAGGCTATGGCGTCTACACCAAAGCGCGGCAAAATGCGATTACAGGTAAGCTGATGCCCGCTGCTCCCGGAGGTTCTGCTGCGGTAATGATTGAGGCGTTGGAACGTCTGAAAGTGGATTACCGTCTGGCAGGTGCAACAAGTGCCTACAACAGTGGTAAATCTACCCAGATCCCCGCGTCACTTGAAATCAAAACCTCTCCCCGTTTCAAGAGAACATTGTCAGTAGGGAGCAGCAAACTAAATGGATGATTTAACAAAGCTATTCCCGGACGTTGCTGATGCTCTGGGCATTGAATCAGTTGCAATTGTAGAGAAAGATCATTACATCGTTGAGTTATTGCGATTGCTCCAGCCTCTGTCCTTTGATACACATCAGCTAGTTTTTGCCGGTGGAACAGCATTGTCTAAAGCGGGTATATCTTTGAACAGGATGTCGGAGGACGTGGACATTAAGCTTGTTCCTGTCGCCGGTTTTTCCCAGCAATATTCCAGAGGTCAGCGTAAAAGCATCCGTAAGGGTATTATTCAGACCATTATCGAAACGATTGCAGCCTCAGATAAGTTTCGCATGGATGAAGCGTATCCAAAGGTTACTCGTGATGAATATCGCTATAATGAAATTCCGGTGCGCTACCCGCAGGAATATGTACAAATTCCCTGTTTAAGGCCATTTATCAAACTGGAACTGATGGAAACGGATTTGCTTGAGGCTGCGGAAAATCGTGCTATTAGCTCACTGGTCATGGACCTAACAAAGAAGAGCGAAGTAGTGAGGGCTTTTCCCTGCGCAACTATCGGCAGCACGCAGGCTGAAAAACTGATCTCGATGATGCGCAGAACGGCTGCAAGTATGCGTGATGTGGAGCGTGCAGTGGACGAGTCACTGGTGCGTCATATCTACGACAACTTTTGTATTGTCAGAGAAAAAGGTGCTGACGTTCCTGTTTTGAAGCGCTTTGTGCAGGAATGTATTGAGCAGGATATCCAGCGTTACGGTGCTCAGTATCCTGAATTCTGCGTGTCGCCTGTTGAAGAACTAAAAATGGGGTTGGAAGAACTGGCGAGCAACCCTGTTTATAAGGAACGCTATCTGCAGTTTGTTACACCAATGGTGTTCGGTGAAAGCCACGTTTCCTGGGAAGAGGCCTATGCCTGTTTTCGCATAACGGCATTGGATGTGATTGATGCATAGCGCCAGAGATACGCTCGATGGTGAGCATTTTCCAGGTAACTTTTGCCCCGATTCGAGTCCCAAAATCAATGATTTAATGTGTTGGTATCGATGTTGGTACATTATCGAAATGTTATTTTTTAGTCATTTTAAATCAAGAGGTTAATCATTATGTTTGAGTCCGGCCTTCGACACCATAAGTATGTGAACGGACCTCAACTGAGGTCTTTTTTTATGCCTGAAATCCGCGCCACGCAAGGCTTTACCCGCTTTTCATCTCAACTGAAGTCAACCTGAGTTACCCCACATCAACATGCTTGTGAGTATACTAATGAGTATATTTGCCGATTCGATATTGTTTGTATACTCACGAGATACTTACCATACCAATGGAAGGAGGCCCATCATGGCCCTAACGGATACTAAAGTTCGTTTTGCAAAACCTGAGGAGAAGGAGTATTCACTTGTTGACGGCGACGGCATGCTCTTACTTGTAAAACCTAACGGCTCAAAGTATTGGCGATTTCGTTTCCGTTTTGGCGGTAAACAGCATTTGATGGCGTTCGGCGTTTACCCGGATATTTCGCTGGCGGATGCCAGGAAGAAAAGGGATGAGGCCAGAAAGCTGGTCGCTGCTGGTATCGATCCTCGTGAGCATAAACGTGCTGTGAAAGAAGAGCAGACGAAAGAGATTATTACTTTCGAGAAGGTTGCCAGAGAGTGGCTCGTGATCAACCAAAAATGGTCGGAAGATCATGCTAATCGCGTAAAAAAGAGCCTGGAGGACAATATCTTTCCGGCAATTGGTACTCGCAACAATTACTGAATTGGGTACTCGTGACTTACTGGCACCCATTAAAGCGGTGGAACTGTCTGGACGTCTTGAGGTGGCTTCCCACCTTCAACAGCGCACCACGGCCATCATGCGTTATGCAGTGCAAAGCGGGTTAATTGATTATAATCCGGCACAAGAGATGGCGGGGGCGGTTGCTTCCAGTAACCGGCAGCATCGTCCGGCACTGGAGTTAAAGCGCATCCCTGAGTTACTTGAGAAAATAGACAGCTATACCGGCAGGCCGCCAACCCGCTGGGCATCGGAACTCACGCTGACGTATTTCGCGATAAACCACCGTAGCAGACAGTCGGTAGGGATGAGCATCTGCAAGCCGTTTCCTGATGTAGTCGCGGTGGGGATCGAGCAGACTTGCAGCTTTAGGGCGTGGCGAACAGACCGGCTCCGCCTTCTTATTTTTTAGATATTTTCGAACGGTATTGCGGGATACACCCAGATGGGAGGCAATAGTGCGAATGCTCATCCCCTGTTTGTGAAGAATATGAATTTCCATAACAGCTTCGAAAGTAACCATACGCTCTCCCTCTCAGAGAGAGCAGGTTAACCCCAGGGTCAAAATTCAACTGCTGGGGTGGGTCACTATTCCATTGCTGCTAACACCTGACGAGCATTACAAAAATGGACGCTTCAAATCAGAGGAGGGCGAAACCCGACAGGACTTAAAGATGCCGGTGATTTCTCTCCGGCGGCTCCCTCGTGCGCTCTCCTGTTCCGACCCTGCCGCTGACCGGATACCTATTCCACCTTTTTCCCTTTGGGAAGCGTGGCGCTTTCTCATAGCTTACGCTGCTGGTATCTCGGCTCGGTGTAGGTCGTTCGCTCCAGGCTGGGCTGTATGCACGAACCCCCCGTTCAGCCCGACAGCTCCTCCTCCTCCGGTAACTATCGTCTTGAATCCAACCCGGAAAGGCACGGTAAAACGCCACTGGCAGCAGCCATTGGTAACTGGATGAGCAGAGCGATGATGGTGTAGGCGGTGCTACAGAGTTCTTGAAGTGATGGCCCAGCTACGGCTACACTGGAAGGACAGTATTTGGTATCTGCGCTCTGCTATAGCCAGTTACCTCGGTTAAGCAGTTCCCCAGCTGACTTAACCTTCGATGAAACCACCTTCTCAGGTTTTTTTTTTCGTTTATAGGGCAAGAGGTTACTCGCAGGCTGAAAGGATCTCAGGAAGATCATTTATGGGATATGATCCAAAGCAAAAGGAGCAAAAATGAAAACGTCACTGATAAAGATATTAGTGTCTATCTCTTTATTAATTACCACTCATCAATCAAGCGCTTCTGATATTTTGATTTTTCAATGCCATACAGCCCAAAACAAAAAAATAGAAATATCAAGAATTAATGATATCTTATATTACTCATATGGATCCGACCAGAAAAAAGAAATTGCACTGAAAGAAGACCTTTACAACAATGAAATACCTGGCATGTTTTCGCACAATGTAATACTAGCTAACAAGTCCGGGCCCTATATTTATAACAATGTGACATTTGAAAATGGCGAATACGCATATACCGTTACAGTTTTAAGTGATATCAACGTCCCTTCCGAAAAAACATTTTCTGGTATCTACGTGACAAAAAACGGCTCGCTAATCGCAAAAATAAAATGCGTTGACAACACAATAAAAGACCAATTCGAGTCTTTGTATAAATAAAAAAGCGGGCTATGCCCGCGTCATTTTAAAATACACCATCGAATATTTTTTCATGGCTAAACCTGATCAGATTATTATATCTCAATGTTCTAGAGTCAGTGCCAGCGTTTACAACGTCGGTTATAGCATCGCTTGCAGCACGATTAACTCCGCCATCTGCTTTCTTGTATAACTCATGCCCATCCCAAAAAAACAAGGCAGAACGCACTGCTTGCTTTATGGAAGAGGATACTAGTTCTGGCTGCTCTTCAAAATCAAGAAATTCCCCCCACACCTTAGAACTATACTGAGTAAATACGCGATAGTTATAGCTCCCCGTCAATTGTTTCATACCTCGCCCTCGATAATCCCAACCATCATTTGGCATATGATTACCGTTACGACCGCCGTAGGCTTTATTTGCAATATTAATTTGATTAGCCTTGTGATTTTCAGTTCGCCCATCCAACAACTTTTCTTCTGGATATGAGCGGTAATATGAAAAAAGGTGCGAAAGCCTAAATAGCTGCGCCAAATAGTAGATCACTTAAAGGGAACTCAGCCCGGATTGTGCGATCTGATCAATCGCCAAACATCACAAATCACCCACCGGACTGAGCGATGCCGATCATAGCACCAATTCCACGCGACGAACGACGCATAATGCAGAAAGCGATTCACAAAACGCACGATAAAAATCATGCCCGCAGGCTAACCGCCATACTGATGTTACACCAAGGGGAGCGTGTCAGCGACGTCGCCAGAACACTCTGCTGCGCACGTTCATCCATTGGACGCTGGATAAACTGGTTTACGCTTTCGGGTGTTAAGGGTCTGAAATCGCTGCCTGCCGGACGTTCCCGTCGCTGGCCCTTTGAGCATATCTGTTCACTGTTACGTGGACTGATAAAACACGCTCCCGGCGATTTTGGTTATCAGCGTTCGCGCTGGAGTACTGAGTTACTGGCAATAAAAATCAAAGACATAACAGGATGTGAGTTACACCCGGGAACCCTTCGTCGCTGGTTGCCTTTAGCCGGTCTGGTGTGGCGCAGAGCCGCACCCACCCTGTGTATCCGTGACCCGCACAAGGACGAAAAGATGGCGGTAATCCATAAAGCACTGGACGAATGCAGTGCTGAACATCCGGTATTTTATGAAGACGAAGTGGATATCCATCTCAATCCGAAAATCGGCGCAGACTGGCAGCTCCGCGGGCTGCAAAAACGGGTGGTAACACCGGGGCAGAATGAAAAATATTATCTGGCTGGCGCGCTGCACAGTAGCACAGGAAAAGTCAGTTACGTAGGCGGGAGCAGTAAAAGTTCGGTACTGTTTATCCGCCTGCTGAAACACCTGAAAGCCACTTACCGTCGGGCAAAAAGTATCACGCTCATCGTGGATAACTACATCATCCACAAGAGCCGTGAAAAGGCGCGCTGGCTGAAGGATAATCCAAAGTTCAGGGTGATTTATCAGCCTATTTACTCACCGTGGGTAAATCATGTTGAGCGAGTATGGCAGGCGCTACACGACACCATCACCCGCAACCATCGATGTCGTTCAATGTGGCAACTGCTGAAAAAAGTTCGTCACTTCATGGATACTGTCAGCCCATTTCCCGGAGGAAAACATGGGCTGGCAAAAGTGTAGCGGTATTAGGCGCAGCTATACAGAGGGGCTTGAAAGTTATGGCGACTTATAGACAGATCGCAGAAGATGTGAAATCAAGTACTGGTGGAACAATGAAAACATGCTGGATCGCTCATGTTAAGTCCTTACATGGGCTGACCCGTCGCATGTCACCAAATCGAATCAGTGCCGAAAACCGGGTTCATCCTTGTCCTGAGAAATGGGTAGCGGAAATTGAGCTATCGATGAGAAATTTGGGAGAGCTTTAGCTTAAAAATTACAAGCCGAAAAGTTCGAATGTTTTATTTCTTTTAAATCTTCCTCATGGTGTGACGACCTTTCTTGAAAGATGCATTATGCGTAAAAGTAGCTATTCAAACATCCGCAGATAGCTACTTCCTCTCTCTGCCTGGCTGCATCAAACGCTTGCGCATCCTACCTGTCACAATCAACGTTTTGCTGAGTTCCCGTCCTGACGTTTCCGCAAAAAAAGCGGTGATACTTACGCAGGGTTCCGAAGGGCGTTTTATCCAGGTAATATGCGACTGACTCTCGCCATCAACCTGATGACGAGCTACGGTTAGCAGGCATCACTGTGGCTAATTAATCTATAGGGAAATAAGAACGTGGATTATTTTTTCAGGTTAGTAATTGAATGGGCACCGAAGTTACTCTTTGTGGGTTTTTTGATGGCTTTATTCTTACCGGAGTCTTTTAAAAAATTCAGGGGGGGGAAGGGGGTTGCGGTTATTTTTAATTGTGGCGGGGATGATATTGATTAGCTGTATTATTGCCCTTGTCTTTTTTGGTATTTATCTTTACATCGATTTTAAAAGACCTTGATGAGTCTTTTGACTCTCCACACAAAAAGAACTATTTTCCGGATAATTTCCGCAAGCCAGAACAAGAGAATATTTGGTTTGGCCGG is a window from the Erwinia sp. genome containing:
- the era_1 gene encoding GTPase Era (ID:JIFNMEKO_00188;~source:Prodigal:2.6), whose protein sequence is MKKSKGLQAIEKPLASLPHALGKHILEHIQKTTYYEPIIGIMGKTGAGKSSLCNALFQGEVTPVSNVDACTRDILRFRLSNDSHSLMIVDLPGVGESEQRDNEYTALYRRILPELDLVLWVIKADDRALSVDEHFYRKVMVAYQHRVLFVVNQVDKAEPCYQWNTNSNTPSQNQQSTIEAKRNALKQQFSPHHPVCVVSARTGWGMEAMVDTMMQSLPDHATSPLATQLHRRLCGEPVKKQARESFGNAVGEVLDSAEAAPFIPAPLKAVIRTIRDAVVSAACAVWDWIFF
- a CDS encoding hypothetical protein (ID:JIFNMEKO_00189;~source:Prodigal:2.6), which produces MAQVERRLDRLAVRLSLIISRLVAGETLDLRALATEFGVSVRTLRRDFRERLMYLDLEYRNGRCRLLSGSRQRELAVMNFVRQSGVEALFPDMDNHLVSSLLSGSGESPCLIWQGTAQASPPESGVFTRLVSAVSEHRKVTLLGNGCRCTGLAPYRLVLRDGEWYLTGEHQTRKQYFP
- a CDS encoding hypothetical protein (ID:JIFNMEKO_00190;~source:Prodigal:2.6) yields the protein MKVLTTTLLATSICLSAVFPANAGNIVGSVKAWEYMQADGWKSADGMDDNTLHNMLYQANVIDNYPWTKQFLLRTRGGGAIFLADKKTHTIRQLKLNPVGETYNDIETVYQGDDEGEGCYFAVIDNQASVRDKAIDALIYPDWSAPQDTDAVLKAKIAKVRQQIAPKVIMVMPDNCVNKQQQATLAAKRSEEDRKLQQWVAQQSLAELCRRTGDC
- a CDS encoding hypothetical protein (ID:JIFNMEKO_00191;~source:Prodigal:2.6) codes for the protein MEKDCQKDIDISSFTIVRVWAKPTYSKIMPLVSRFAKTLPAIVVLMLCHPSSSYADEQRYISIRNTDTVWTPGNICVYQFRLDSGGSGVGFGPLSVSLGLKDKAGNTLATGTMDVAPFGDSDATRSHEASLEHECVENVSAVEIMKVTEERNGHQARLPLSVFDPQYYQPLSVSVAVNKAS
- a CDS encoding hypothetical protein (ID:JIFNMEKO_00192;~source:Prodigal:2.6); amino-acid sequence: MIRLASRFGAVNVVRRDRPLTHDELAHYVPSVFSEEKHESRSDRYTYIPTITLLDNLQREGFQPFFACQTRVRDQSKREHTKHMLRLRREGQITGKQVPEIILLNSHDGSSSYQMLRGLFRSVCQNGLICGESFGEIRVPHKGNVVEKVIEGAYEVLGIFDRVEEKRDAMQSLMLTPPAQQAMAKAALTYRFGEEHQQVTESQILSPRRWQDESNDLWTTYQRIQENLIKGGLSGRSTKGKRVHTRAVKGIDGDVKLNRALWVMAENMLQLAS
- a CDS encoding hypothetical protein (ID:JIFNMEKO_00193;~UPF0758 protein YsxA;~source:Prodigal:2.6), coding for MYLDNQHCLLGCETLFTGTLSHTEVHPRAVVKLALKHNAAAVILAHNHPSGTTEISQQDKHITQRIVKALALVEVGVLDHLVVGNEVVSFAEQGLL
- the yfjZ gene encoding Putative antitoxin YfjZ (ID:JIFNMEKO_00194;~source:Prodigal:2.6); this encodes MSITPPHEWGLQSDITPRFGARLVQEGNRLYYLADRAGWTGSFSPMHLQKLDLAFPLFVAQLEDMLRAGELNPHQQRQVKIQLASLTCIADTRGSCGYVYISIYPIP
- a CDS encoding hypothetical protein (ID:JIFNMEKO_00195;~source:Prodigal:2.6), encoding MQTEPDVLTEHNELILSTSIERVVTGRDTALKRIEQLIQQLDAISRLTSEIGGGTAQDWAMKSGHRYDSWLTEKADKAMPAVTRNIDRSIWRDLMLKSGMMALMDAQARDQWHKNLEEGDLPAISEANILSTFEQLHLNKMDVFERGIINVFKGLSWDYKTNSPCSFGKKIIINNLVTHNRWGFSLNWGWRRDQLADLERMLFLLDGKPIPDNRGDISTRLMEHIRDNPAKNVYEDGLFSIRYYQKGTTHLTFKRLELIKRMNDIIAKHYPGMLAAR
- a CDS encoding hypothetical protein (ID:JIFNMEKO_00196;~source:Prodigal:2.6): MTIKARIQSRLKRSKRYVFTRDDFKDLAGYDQIGRALRELMKEGQLLKVGYGVYTKARQNAITGKLMPAAPGGSAAVMIEALERLKVDYRLAGATSAYNSGKSTQIPASLEIKTSPRFKRTLSVGSSKLNG
- a CDS encoding hypothetical protein (ID:JIFNMEKO_00197;~source:Prodigal:2.6), whose translation is MDDLTKLFPDVADALGIESVAIVEKDHYIVELLRLLQPLSFDTHQLVFAGGTALSKAGISLNRMSEDVDIKLVPVAGFSQQYSRGQRKSIRKGIIQTIIETIAASDKFRMDEAYPKVTRDEYRYNEIPVRYPQEYVQIPCLRPFIKLELMETDLLEAAENRAISSLVMDLTKKSEVVRAFPCATIGSTQAEKLISMMRRTAASMRDVERAVDESLVRHIYDNFCIVREKGADVPVLKRFVQECIEQDIQRYGAQYPEFCVSPVEELKMGLEELASNPVYKERYLQFVTPMVFGESHVSWEEAYACFRITALDVIDA
- the intA_1 gene encoding Prophage integrase IntA (ID:JIFNMEKO_00198;~source:Prodigal:2.6); the encoded protein is MALTDTKVRFAKPEEKEYSLVDGDGMLLLVKPNGSKYWRFRFRFGGKQHLMAFGVYPDISLADARKKRDEARKLVAAGIDPREHKRAVKEEQTKEIITFEKVAREWLVINQKWSEDHANRVKKSLEDNIFPAIGTRNNY